From the Rhodanobacter soli genome, one window contains:
- a CDS encoding sugar ABC transporter substrate-binding protein has protein sequence MTHGPRPRRSRRGLWLAAIAVGSALLGSCAPAPAGHQLTLWTIGREGEAIMQLLPAFERAHPDIRVKVQQLPLTAAHQKLLTAFAGGSTPDLSQLGNTWLPELVALHALEPLQARVDHSDVVRADDYFASIWATNVIGGTLYGVPWYVDTRLLFYRKDLLRKAGFDAPPRTWAEWRRMLAALSDPQRHVYGILLPTNEYEQLMSLALQQPEPLLRDGGRYGNFESAGFKRALSFYVDTFKLKQAPAITNVEAGNPWTEFGRGVYAFYLSGPWNIGEFRTRLPAAQQDDWATAPLPGPAGAGIGAAGGSSLVIFRASKHKDAAWQLIEYLSQPAVQQQFYELLGDMPPRRSSWQGGALRDDPKARAFREQLEQVKPTPPVPEWERIANEMQLVAAEAIAGQLTIDQAAAEIDRRADTILAKRRWVLDHAQPDHAREHPP, from the coding sequence ATGACGCACGGTCCGCGCCCACGGCGATCGCGGCGCGGCCTGTGGCTGGCCGCGATCGCCGTGGGCAGCGCGCTGCTCGGCAGTTGCGCGCCGGCGCCGGCGGGGCACCAGCTCACGCTCTGGACGATCGGCCGCGAAGGCGAGGCGATCATGCAGCTGCTGCCGGCGTTCGAGCGCGCGCACCCGGACATCCGCGTGAAGGTGCAGCAGCTGCCGCTGACCGCGGCGCACCAGAAGCTGCTCACCGCGTTCGCCGGCGGTTCCACCCCCGACCTCAGCCAGCTCGGCAATACCTGGCTGCCCGAGCTGGTGGCGCTGCATGCACTGGAGCCGCTGCAGGCGCGCGTGGACCACTCGGACGTGGTGCGGGCGGACGACTACTTCGCCAGCATCTGGGCCACCAACGTGATCGGCGGCACGCTGTACGGCGTGCCGTGGTACGTCGACACGCGGCTGCTGTTCTACCGCAAGGACCTGCTGCGGAAGGCCGGCTTCGACGCGCCGCCGCGCACCTGGGCCGAGTGGCGGCGCATGCTCGCCGCGCTGAGCGACCCGCAACGCCACGTCTACGGCATCCTCCTGCCGACCAACGAGTACGAGCAGCTGATGTCGCTGGCGCTGCAGCAGCCCGAGCCGCTGCTGCGCGATGGCGGCCGCTACGGCAACTTCGAGAGCGCCGGCTTCAAGCGCGCGCTGAGCTTCTACGTCGACACGTTCAAACTGAAGCAGGCGCCGGCGATCACCAATGTCGAGGCCGGCAACCCGTGGACGGAATTCGGCCGCGGCGTGTACGCGTTTTATCTGTCCGGGCCATGGAATATCGGCGAATTCCGCACGCGCCTGCCGGCCGCGCAGCAGGACGACTGGGCCACTGCGCCGCTGCCCGGCCCGGCCGGCGCCGGCATCGGCGCGGCCGGCGGCTCCAGTCTGGTGATCTTCCGCGCCTCGAAGCACAAGGACGCCGCCTGGCAACTGATCGAATACCTGTCGCAGCCGGCCGTGCAGCAGCAGTTCTACGAGCTGCTCGGCGACATGCCGCCACGGCGCAGTTCGTGGCAAGGCGGCGCATTGCGCGACGACCCGAAGGCACGCGCGTTCCGCGAGCAGCTGGAACAGGTGAAGCCGACCCCGCCGGTGCCGGAGTGGGAGCGCATCGCCAACGAGATGCAACTGGTCGCCGCCGAGGCGATCGCCGGCCAGCTGACCATCGACCAGGCCGCCGCCGAGATCGACCGGCGCGCCGACACGATCCTGGCCAAGCGTCGCTGGGTGCTCGACCACGCGCAGCCCGACCACGCCAGGGAACACCCGCCATGA
- a CDS encoding glucoamylase family protein: MILSRFLFHTRVTILFALLVIGAGWQSPATARQPALGYADLAPQRQALVNDLERRSFDWFWQGADPKTGLVPDSYPGQSFSSIAAVGFGLTAYGIGAERGYITRGQAAARTLATLRFFAAAPQNDSEDDATGYHGFFYHFLDMKTGRRAMRYVELSSVDTTLLLGGVLFAQSYYDRDTPQETAIRQLADTIYRRVDWPWMQPRKPLISMGWTPGGKFIPADWKGYNEGMLVYILALGSPTHPVGPEAWAAWLSTNHLTWGTFQGQTFLNFAPLFGHQYSQSWVDFRGIRDAWGREHDLDYFENSRRATYAQRSYAIANPGHWTGYGTNVWGLTASNGPGGLVVKSAEGDRTFYGYTARGAGLDDITDDGTVAPTAAAGSIAFAPEIVVPALETMKQRYGKYIYDDYGFVDAFNLSFHTPTTLRTGRLVPGLGWVDTLQLGIDQGPIVLMIENWRSGFVWNVMKKNPYIRKGLERAGFEGGWLAGTPEK; encoded by the coding sequence ATGATCTTGTCCAGGTTTCTTTTCCATACGCGAGTAACCATCCTCTTCGCGCTGCTGGTCATCGGTGCGGGTTGGCAGTCGCCCGCCACGGCGAGGCAGCCGGCTCTCGGCTACGCCGATCTCGCCCCACAGCGGCAGGCGCTGGTCAACGACCTCGAGAGGCGCAGCTTCGACTGGTTCTGGCAGGGTGCGGATCCGAAGACCGGGCTGGTGCCCGATTCGTATCCGGGCCAGTCATTCTCCTCGATCGCCGCGGTCGGCTTCGGGCTGACCGCCTACGGCATCGGCGCCGAGCGCGGCTACATCACGCGCGGGCAGGCAGCGGCGCGCACCCTGGCGACCTTGCGCTTCTTCGCCGCTGCGCCGCAGAACGACAGCGAGGACGATGCCACCGGCTACCACGGCTTCTTCTACCACTTCCTCGACATGAAGACCGGCCGGCGCGCGATGCGCTACGTCGAGTTGTCCAGCGTGGACACCACCCTGCTGCTCGGCGGCGTGCTGTTCGCGCAGTCGTACTACGACCGCGACACGCCGCAGGAGACCGCGATCCGCCAGCTCGCCGACACGATCTACCGCCGCGTCGACTGGCCCTGGATGCAGCCGCGCAAACCGCTGATCAGCATGGGCTGGACGCCGGGCGGCAAGTTCATCCCGGCCGACTGGAAGGGCTACAACGAAGGCATGCTGGTGTACATCCTCGCGCTCGGCTCGCCGACCCATCCGGTCGGACCCGAGGCATGGGCGGCATGGTTGTCCACCAATCACCTGACCTGGGGCACGTTCCAGGGCCAGACCTTCCTCAACTTCGCGCCGCTGTTCGGCCACCAGTACAGCCAGAGCTGGGTCGACTTCCGCGGCATCCGCGACGCCTGGGGCCGCGAACACGATCTCGATTACTTCGAGAACAGCCGCCGCGCCACCTACGCGCAGCGCAGCTACGCGATCGCCAACCCCGGCCACTGGACCGGCTACGGCACCAACGTGTGGGGCCTCACCGCCAGCAACGGGCCCGGCGGCCTGGTCGTGAAGAGTGCCGAGGGCGATCGCACCTTCTACGGCTACACCGCGCGCGGCGCCGGGCTCGACGACATCACCGACGATGGCACCGTCGCGCCGACCGCAGCGGCCGGCTCGATCGCGTTCGCGCCGGAGATCGTGGTGCCGGCGCTGGAAACCATGAAGCAGCGCTACGGCAAGTACATCTACGACGACTACGGCTTCGTCGACGCGTTCAACCTCAGCTTCCATACCCCGACCACGCTGCGCACCGGCAGACTGGTACCCGGCCTGGGCTGGGTCGACACTCTGCAGCTGGGCATCGACCAGGGCCCGATCGTGCTGATGATCGAGAACTGGCGCAGCGGCTTCGTGTGGAACGTGATGAAGAAGAATCCGTACATCCGCAAGGGACTCGAACGCGCCGGCTTCGAAGGCGGCTGGCTCGCGGGAACACCGGAAAAATGA
- a CDS encoding tryptophan halogenase family protein, whose amino-acid sequence MTNQRIKNIVIVGGGTAGWMSAAALAKVLGPGHSIRLIESEEIGTIGVGEATVPHLSLFNKLLGIDEAEFVRETRGTFKLGVQFVNWLKPGKTYVHGFGTSIGLDIGMLPFHQYWLRAFKSGNASEIGDYSLNTLAAAHGKFMVSAVDAPPNTPLANIAYAYHFDAGLYARYLRRYAEARGVQRTEGKIRETLLRPSDGFVDAVVLESGEKISGELFIDCSGFRGLLIEQALHTGYEDWNHWLPTNRAVTVACERTGPPTPYTRATAQTAGWQWRIALQHRVGNGHVYASPYISDDEAAATLLRNLDGAPLGEPRLLRFVAGTRKKVWNRNVVAIGLASGFLEPLESTGIFLIQSAITRLLTLFPDRNFSEAVIDRYNALSRFELERIRDFLILHFHATQRDDTPFWNYCRTMEIPETLRSVMALFREGGQFIRNAEELFGLVSWVEVMLGQGIMPTTWHTGADQMSEKDLNEFVAHVQQVIATCVDAMPPHQAFIDRYCKAAGV is encoded by the coding sequence ATGACGAACCAACGCATCAAGAACATCGTCATCGTGGGCGGCGGCACGGCCGGCTGGATGAGTGCCGCCGCACTGGCCAAGGTGCTCGGCCCCGGGCATTCGATACGACTGATCGAATCCGAGGAGATCGGCACCATCGGGGTCGGCGAGGCCACCGTGCCGCACCTGTCTCTCTTCAACAAGCTGCTCGGCATCGACGAAGCGGAGTTCGTCAGGGAAACCAGGGGCACGTTCAAGCTGGGCGTCCAGTTCGTCAACTGGCTGAAGCCCGGCAAGACCTATGTCCACGGTTTCGGCACCTCCATCGGCCTCGATATCGGCATGCTCCCGTTCCACCAGTACTGGCTGCGGGCCTTCAAGAGCGGCAACGCGAGCGAGATCGGCGACTACTCGTTGAACACCTTGGCGGCAGCGCACGGAAAGTTCATGGTCTCGGCGGTTGATGCGCCGCCGAATACGCCATTGGCGAATATCGCCTACGCCTACCACTTCGATGCCGGTCTGTACGCCCGCTATCTCCGCCGCTATGCAGAAGCCCGCGGCGTGCAACGCACCGAGGGAAAGATCCGCGAAACCCTGTTGCGGCCGAGCGATGGCTTTGTCGACGCCGTGGTACTGGAGAGCGGCGAGAAAATCAGTGGCGAGCTCTTCATCGACTGCTCCGGTTTCCGCGGCCTGCTGATCGAGCAGGCGCTGCATACCGGCTACGAGGACTGGAACCACTGGCTGCCAACCAATCGGGCGGTGACCGTGGCCTGCGAACGGACCGGACCGCCGACACCGTATACACGCGCCACCGCGCAGACCGCCGGCTGGCAATGGCGCATCGCTCTGCAGCACCGCGTGGGCAACGGCCACGTCTATGCCAGTCCGTACATCAGCGATGACGAGGCGGCGGCAACATTGCTGCGCAATCTTGATGGCGCTCCCCTCGGTGAGCCGCGGCTGCTTCGTTTTGTCGCCGGCACGCGCAAGAAGGTGTGGAACCGCAACGTCGTGGCCATCGGCCTCGCCAGCGGCTTCCTCGAACCGCTCGAATCGACCGGCATCTTCCTCATCCAGTCGGCCATCACGCGGTTGCTGACCCTGTTCCCCGACCGGAATTTCAGCGAGGCCGTCATCGATCGCTACAACGCGCTGTCACGTTTCGAGCTGGAACGCATCCGCGACTTCCTGATCCTGCACTTCCACGCCACGCAACGCGACGACACGCCCTTCTGGAACTATTGCCGCACGATGGAGATTCCCGAAACGCTGCGCAGCGTGATGGCGCTGTTCCGGGAAGGCGGGCAATTCATCCGCAACGCCGAGGAACTGTTCGGTCTGGTGAGTTGGGTCGAAGTGATGCTTGGCCAAGGCATCATGCCGACGACCTGGCACACGGGCGCCGATCAGATGTCGGAAAAGGACCTGAACGAATTCGTCGCACACGTGCAGCAGGTCATTGCCACCTGTGTCGACGCCATGCCTCCGCACCAGGCGTTCATCGATCGCTATTGCAAGGCCGCTGGTGTCTGA
- a CDS encoding TonB-dependent receptor, producing the protein MKASIQLRKKLLASLISTAVIAVAGVPMVSWAQSANANLRGKAPPSATITAKNVATGAQRRTTANADGSYALVGLPPGTYTVDAGAGTEQTVRLSVASTATLNLTQAAAAPAGAVNATTLTGVSVTATALTEVKTSEIGSTVSLHQINTTPQITRNFLEFADTVPGMAFNVENGKTSIKAGAQPAANVNVYIDGVGQKNYVHGGGISGQAGPNHDGDVGNPFPQLAIGEYRVITSNYKAEYDQISSAAITAETKSGTNEFHGEVFNTFTSDRLRAETPAESDAHNKARGVSREYGGAFGGPIITDKLHFFVTYEGKKFSTPTTTTGSGHTYNNVSYNDFLPADAKAQLGPTALPFKENLYFGKIDWEPTDRDRFELSTKIRKETQIYGAGLTTAASANYNYKNDDKRFDARWQHSADSWFNELLWTYESTLDTPTPITDAPATTYFWNAPAPADTILMINGQDPRQYFEASQKGNGIQDNLTFNDLTWHGDHVVKMGVKYKEVTLSDRDSATNANYFYNVSPDGTEATPYKVVFGKVNSGLPLTAVSKNKQFGTYIQDDWSVNDKLTVNLGVRWDYEKSPQFLDYHTLQPIVDAINAPTYDFNGETINQSYAQSLAAGGININNYISTGHNRSAQKNEIQPRLGFSYDLNGDEEHVIFGGAGRAYDRNLFDVISLENSKNALSEPTVDFENPTAIDGCGPGKANGTSCFAWDPKYLDAANLQGLGSGVSEVDMINNNIKSPYSDQFSLGMRNKLGDWNTSVTLARILQYDGIIGTLGNRYPNGKFYNYENFTNQWGGAGVPGIGNLILFDNGKTTYNTQLLLSAEKPYTRESGWGMTIAYTHTHATQNRLYSDGYAFDLPGIQYYPFQTSSAAPKHRLVMTGVVDAPWGITVAGKLTLATPTPVSAIGCCNLWPNSVGVQGEMSAAYPVVGIPKGSHFLVGGPIFGYRDIDLQATKNFDLGRDMVLQLRFDALNVLNFKNYNDTIDNYTGAAYNPSYNRIGNILGVPRTYKLTADFRF; encoded by the coding sequence ATGAAAGCATCCATACAACTCAGAAAGAAACTGCTCGCCAGCCTCATCAGCACCGCGGTGATCGCGGTGGCCGGCGTCCCGATGGTCTCGTGGGCGCAGTCCGCCAACGCGAACCTGCGCGGCAAGGCGCCACCCAGCGCGACCATCACGGCGAAGAACGTCGCGACCGGCGCCCAGCGACGGACCACCGCGAACGCAGACGGCAGCTACGCGCTGGTCGGACTGCCGCCCGGCACGTACACCGTCGACGCCGGCGCCGGCACCGAGCAGACCGTGCGCCTGTCGGTGGCCTCGACCGCCACTCTCAACCTGACGCAGGCAGCCGCCGCACCGGCTGGCGCCGTCAATGCCACCACCCTGACCGGGGTTTCGGTGACCGCGACGGCCCTGACCGAGGTGAAGACCTCGGAAATCGGCAGCACGGTTTCGCTGCATCAGATCAACACTACGCCGCAGATCACCCGCAACTTCCTCGAGTTCGCCGACACCGTACCGGGCATGGCGTTCAACGTCGAAAACGGCAAGACCTCGATCAAGGCCGGCGCGCAGCCTGCCGCCAATGTCAACGTATACATCGACGGAGTCGGTCAGAAGAATTACGTGCATGGCGGCGGCATCTCCGGCCAGGCCGGCCCGAACCACGATGGCGACGTAGGCAATCCGTTCCCGCAGCTGGCGATCGGCGAGTACCGCGTGATCACCTCGAACTACAAGGCCGAGTACGACCAGATCTCCTCCGCTGCCATCACGGCCGAGACGAAGTCCGGCACCAACGAGTTCCATGGCGAGGTGTTCAATACCTTCACCAGCGACCGCCTCCGCGCCGAGACGCCGGCCGAAAGCGATGCGCACAACAAGGCCCGTGGCGTGAGCCGCGAATACGGCGGCGCCTTCGGTGGCCCGATCATCACGGACAAACTGCACTTCTTCGTGACTTACGAGGGGAAGAAGTTCTCCACCCCGACCACCACCACCGGCTCGGGCCACACCTACAACAATGTTTCGTACAACGATTTCCTGCCTGCCGATGCGAAGGCCCAACTCGGGCCGACCGCATTGCCGTTCAAGGAGAACCTGTACTTCGGCAAGATCGACTGGGAGCCTACCGACCGCGACCGTTTCGAGCTGAGCACGAAGATCCGCAAGGAAACGCAGATCTACGGCGCTGGCCTTACCACCGCTGCCTCGGCCAATTACAACTACAAAAACGACGACAAGCGCTTCGACGCCCGCTGGCAGCACAGCGCGGATTCATGGTTCAACGAGCTGCTGTGGACCTACGAGAGCACGCTCGACACGCCCACACCGATCACCGACGCGCCGGCCACCACCTATTTCTGGAACGCGCCCGCCCCGGCGGATACGATCCTGATGATCAACGGTCAGGATCCGCGCCAGTATTTCGAGGCCTCGCAGAAGGGCAACGGCATCCAGGACAACCTCACCTTCAACGACCTGACGTGGCACGGTGACCACGTGGTCAAGATGGGCGTGAAATACAAGGAAGTGACGCTCTCCGATCGCGACAGCGCCACGAACGCCAACTACTTCTACAACGTGTCTCCCGACGGTACCGAAGCGACGCCGTACAAGGTGGTATTCGGCAAGGTCAATTCCGGCCTGCCGCTGACGGCGGTATCCAAGAACAAGCAGTTCGGCACCTATATCCAGGACGACTGGTCGGTCAACGACAAGCTCACCGTGAACCTGGGCGTGCGCTGGGACTACGAGAAGTCGCCGCAGTTCCTGGACTACCACACACTGCAGCCGATCGTGGACGCAATCAACGCGCCGACGTACGATTTCAACGGCGAGACCATCAATCAGTCGTACGCGCAGAGCCTCGCTGCCGGCGGCATCAACATCAACAACTACATCAGCACCGGCCACAACCGCAGCGCACAGAAGAACGAGATCCAGCCGCGTCTCGGCTTTTCCTACGACCTCAACGGCGATGAGGAACACGTGATCTTCGGTGGTGCCGGCCGCGCCTATGACCGCAACCTGTTCGACGTGATCTCGCTTGAGAACAGCAAGAACGCGCTGTCCGAGCCGACCGTCGATTTCGAGAACCCGACCGCCATCGACGGCTGCGGCCCGGGCAAGGCCAACGGCACGTCCTGTTTCGCGTGGGATCCGAAGTACCTTGACGCGGCCAACCTGCAGGGGCTGGGTTCGGGTGTGAGCGAAGTCGACATGATCAACAACAACATCAAGTCGCCGTACTCGGACCAGTTCAGCCTCGGCATGCGCAACAAGCTGGGCGACTGGAACACCAGCGTCACCCTAGCGCGCATTCTCCAGTACGACGGCATCATCGGTACGCTGGGCAACCGCTATCCCAACGGCAAGTTCTACAACTACGAGAACTTCACCAACCAGTGGGGCGGCGCGGGCGTGCCGGGCATCGGCAATCTGATCCTGTTCGACAACGGCAAGACGACCTACAACACCCAGCTGCTGCTGTCGGCCGAAAAGCCCTATACCCGCGAGAGCGGCTGGGGCATGACGATCGCCTACACCCACACGCACGCCACGCAGAACCGCTTGTATTCGGACGGCTACGCGTTCGACCTGCCGGGTATCCAGTACTACCCGTTCCAGACTTCCAGTGCGGCGCCCAAGCACCGGCTGGTGATGACCGGGGTGGTGGATGCGCCATGGGGCATCACCGTCGCCGGCAAGCTGACCCTGGCCACACCGACGCCGGTATCCGCGATCGGCTGCTGCAACCTGTGGCCGAACTCGGTCGGTGTCCAGGGCGAAATGTCGGCGGCTTACCCGGTCGTGGGTATACCTAAGGGTTCGCACTTTCTGGTGGGTGGGCCGATCTTCGGCTATCGGGATATCGACCTGCAGGCCACCAAGAACTTCGATCTCGGTCGCGACATGGTGCTCCAGCTGCGCTTCGATGCTCTGAATGTGCTGAACTTCAAGAACTACAACGACACCATCGACAACTACACAGGTGCCGCGTACAACCCGAGCTACAACCGGATCGGCAACATTCTCGGCGTACCGCGCACGTACAAGCTGACGGCGGATTTCAGGTTCTGA
- a CDS encoding LacI family DNA-binding transcriptional regulator: protein MATVTIKDVAREAGVSVASVSRALNGGGGVTAATSQRIHDVATRLSYVPHAGARSLITRRTHTIGALLPDLHGEFFSELIRGIDLAARARGLHLLVSSSHDGAEDAAAALRAMQGRVDGMLILSGHVDAAFLRANLPASVPAVLLNSAVKSKAYAVLNIDNYGGAYAMVRHLLEAGHSNVTFIAGPAGNFDAQQRELGYRAAMAKYAPHAPLDVVAGDFNEESGYRAGQQLLARKPRPDAVFAANDMMAVGCLYAFKEAGVDVPREIALAGFDDIPIARYVTPPLSTVRVRIVDLGRSALEQLAAMLEESRPDAASAHTLDCEIVTRETCGAARQPGAAKGKVFGSGNRSSGTGGKS, encoded by the coding sequence ATGGCAACAGTGACAATCAAAGACGTGGCGCGCGAGGCCGGGGTTTCCGTGGCCTCGGTATCGCGTGCGCTGAATGGGGGTGGCGGCGTCACCGCGGCCACCAGCCAGCGCATCCACGACGTGGCCACGCGCTTGAGCTACGTGCCGCACGCCGGCGCGCGCAGCCTGATCACACGGCGCACGCACACGATCGGCGCGCTGCTGCCGGACCTGCACGGCGAGTTCTTTTCCGAACTGATCCGCGGCATCGACCTGGCCGCGCGTGCGCGCGGCCTGCACCTGCTGGTCTCCAGTTCGCACGACGGTGCCGAGGATGCCGCCGCCGCGCTGCGCGCGATGCAGGGCCGCGTCGACGGCATGCTGATCCTGTCCGGACACGTCGATGCCGCGTTCCTGCGCGCCAACCTTCCCGCCAGCGTGCCGGCCGTGCTGCTCAACAGCGCGGTGAAGAGCAAGGCGTACGCGGTGCTCAACATCGACAACTACGGCGGCGCCTACGCCATGGTGCGGCATCTGCTGGAGGCGGGCCACTCCAACGTGACCTTCATCGCCGGTCCCGCCGGCAACTTCGACGCGCAGCAGCGCGAGCTCGGTTATCGCGCGGCGATGGCGAAGTACGCCCCGCACGCACCGCTGGACGTGGTGGCGGGCGATTTCAACGAGGAGTCCGGCTATCGCGCCGGACAGCAGCTGCTCGCACGCAAGCCGCGGCCCGACGCCGTGTTCGCCGCCAACGACATGATGGCCGTGGGTTGCCTTTATGCCTTCAAGGAAGCCGGCGTGGACGTGCCGCGCGAGATCGCGCTGGCCGGCTTCGACGACATTCCGATCGCGCGCTACGTCACGCCGCCACTCAGCACGGTGCGCGTGCGCATCGTCGACCTGGGCCGCAGCGCGCTCGAACAGCTGGCGGCAATGTTGGAGGAATCCCGCCCGGACGCGGCATCCGCACATACGCTCGACTGCGAGATCGTCACCCGCGAGACCTGCGGCGCGGCGCGGCAGCCTGGGGCAGCAAAAGGCAAGGTTTTCGGTTCGGGGAATCGGTCATCCGGTACGGGAGGGAAGTCATGA
- a CDS encoding SPFH domain-containing protein, with the protein MTLLSTLLLLCAVLILSAVRRVPAGRVYSLYRRGKLVRVLQSGTHLVLPLFDRVAHKINLAGQTLRFEEPLAEAHDVRGTVYWQVLEPERADAVFEQVDQLIRRGAQEALRSEPAADSADRRDLGARVKQALNSALRERGMMVTRVDLDVA; encoded by the coding sequence ATGACCCTGCTGTCCACCCTCTTGCTCCTGTGCGCCGTGCTGATCCTCAGCGCGGTCCGGCGCGTGCCGGCCGGGCGGGTCTACAGCCTGTATCGCCGCGGCAAGCTGGTGCGCGTGCTGCAGTCGGGTACGCATCTGGTGTTGCCGCTGTTTGACCGGGTCGCCCACAAGATCAACCTGGCCGGCCAGACCCTGCGTTTCGAGGAGCCGCTGGCCGAGGCGCACGACGTGCGCGGCACGGTGTACTGGCAGGTGCTGGAGCCGGAGCGGGCCGATGCGGTATTCGAGCAGGTCGACCAGCTGATCCGCCGCGGCGCCCAGGAAGCGCTGCGCAGCGAGCCGGCGGCCGATAGCGCCGATCGCCGCGATCTCGGCGCACGGGTGAAGCAGGCCTTGAACAGCGCGCTGCGCGAGCGCGGCATGATGGTGACCCGGGTCGACCTCGACGTCGCCTGA
- the rsmG gene encoding 16S rRNA (guanine(527)-N(7))-methyltransferase RsmG: MTTRDALQARLEQGIAALGLQLPAEAVPRLLDYQALLQRWNAAYNLTAVRDPAEMVTRHLLDSLAILPYVQGRTLADLGTGPGLPGIVLAIAAPGREILLVDSNGKKVRFLREAIRALKLDGVSAVQSRVEDVQGQYDCVTARAFASLADMLGWGGHLLAPDGIWLAMKGKRPDDELPGIPAGFELRGTHELAVPGLPAERHLLVLGRA; the protein is encoded by the coding sequence ATGACTACGCGCGACGCCTTGCAGGCACGACTCGAACAAGGCATCGCCGCGCTGGGACTGCAGCTGCCGGCGGAGGCGGTGCCGCGGCTGCTCGACTACCAGGCCCTGCTGCAGCGCTGGAACGCTGCCTACAACCTCACCGCGGTGCGCGATCCGGCGGAGATGGTCACCCGTCACCTGCTCGATTCGCTGGCGATCCTGCCGTACGTGCAGGGCCGGACCCTGGCCGACCTGGGCACCGGTCCAGGCCTGCCCGGCATCGTGCTGGCGATCGCCGCGCCGGGGCGGGAGATCCTGCTGGTCGATTCCAATGGCAAGAAGGTGCGCTTCCTGCGCGAGGCGATCCGAGCGCTGAAACTCGACGGCGTGAGCGCTGTGCAGTCGCGGGTGGAAGACGTGCAGGGACAGTACGACTGCGTCACCGCGCGCGCGTTCGCCAGTCTCGCCGACATGCTCGGCTGGGGCGGCCACCTGCTGGCGCCGGACGGGATCTGGCTGGCGATGAAGGGCAAGCGGCCGGACGACGAACTGCCCGGCATCCCGGCCGGTTTCGAGCTGCGCGGCACGCACGAGCTGGCGGTACCGGGGCTGCCGGCCGAACGCCATCTGCTGGTGCTCGGCCGCGCCTGA
- a CDS encoding GH1 family beta-glucosidase — protein sequence MTRPSFRFPDGFHWGAATSAYQIEGSPLADGAGPSIWQRFAHTPGMMVNGDTGDVACDHYRRYKSDVQLMKALGLQGYRFSINWARVLPEGTGRVNPKGLDFYSRLVDELLENGIAPNATLFHWDLPAALDDRGGWLNRDIAHWFADYAEVMFKALDDRVPRWSTLNEPWVVTDGGYLHGALAPGHRNKFEAPIAAHNLMRASGAGIQAYRAHGKHEIGVVFNIEPKYPYSDSAEDLAATRRAHAYMNQQFADPALLGSYPPELKEIFGEAWPDFPADDFELTNQPVDFVGINYYTRAVVKHDANAYPLRAVPVRQPNKTHTETGWEVFEQGLTDTLTWFKQRYGDIPLFITENGSAFYDPPVAENGVLDDPLRTNYLRKHLRALHDAIAAGVNLKGYYAWSLLDNLEWSLGFSKRFGLYHVDFATQQRTPKASAKLYAQVIESNGGVLDE from the coding sequence ATGACCCGCCCCAGCTTCCGCTTTCCCGACGGCTTCCATTGGGGTGCGGCCACTTCGGCCTATCAGATCGAGGGCTCGCCACTGGCCGATGGCGCCGGCCCCAGCATCTGGCAGCGCTTCGCGCATACGCCGGGAATGATGGTCAACGGCGACACCGGCGACGTCGCCTGCGACCACTACCGCCGCTACAAGAGCGACGTGCAGTTGATGAAGGCGCTGGGCCTCCAGGGCTACCGCTTCAGCATCAACTGGGCGCGGGTGCTGCCCGAGGGCACCGGCCGGGTCAATCCGAAGGGGCTGGATTTCTATTCGCGGCTGGTCGACGAACTGCTGGAGAACGGCATCGCACCGAACGCCACGCTGTTCCACTGGGACCTGCCGGCGGCGCTGGACGACCGCGGCGGCTGGCTCAACCGCGACATCGCGCACTGGTTCGCCGACTACGCCGAAGTGATGTTCAAGGCGCTGGACGACCGCGTGCCGCGCTGGTCCACGCTCAACGAGCCCTGGGTGGTCACCGATGGCGGTTACCTGCACGGCGCGCTGGCGCCGGGCCATCGCAACAAGTTCGAGGCGCCGATCGCCGCGCACAACCTGATGCGCGCCAGCGGCGCCGGCATCCAGGCGTATCGCGCGCATGGAAAGCACGAGATCGGCGTGGTGTTCAACATCGAACCGAAGTACCCGTACTCGGACAGCGCCGAGGACCTCGCCGCCACCCGCCGCGCGCATGCCTACATGAACCAGCAATTCGCCGACCCGGCCCTGCTGGGCAGCTATCCGCCGGAGCTGAAGGAGATCTTCGGCGAGGCATGGCCGGATTTCCCGGCCGACGATTTCGAGCTGACGAACCAGCCGGTCGATTTCGTGGGCATCAACTACTACACCCGCGCGGTGGTGAAGCACGACGCGAACGCGTATCCGTTGCGGGCGGTCCCGGTACGCCAGCCGAACAAGACCCACACCGAGACCGGCTGGGAGGTGTTCGAACAGGGCCTGACCGACACGCTGACCTGGTTCAAGCAGCGCTACGGCGACATCCCGCTGTTCATCACCGAAAACGGTTCGGCGTTCTACGACCCGCCGGTGGCCGAGAACGGCGTGCTCGACGATCCGCTGCGCACGAACTACCTGCGCAAGCACCTCAGGGCGCTGCACGACGCCATCGCGGCGGGCGTGAATCTGAAGGGCTATTACGCGTGGTCGCTGCTGGACAACCTGGAGTGGTCGCTGGGCTTCTCCAAGCGCTTCGGCCTGTACCACGTCGACTTCGCCACCCAGCAGCGCACGCCGAAGGCCAGTGCGAAGCTGTATGCGCAGGTGATCGAGAGCAACGGCGGCGTGCTGGACGAATAA